Proteins from a genomic interval of Pseudomonas paeninsulae:
- the pstA gene encoding phosphate ABC transporter permease PstA: MSVKNNSVKAWVKSGSPWIWMNAGAVSIAVIMTLGLLAVIATRGLAHFWPADLIEADYQVPGQETKVMAGEITQLEEIPRARLAASGLPVAAEGGEFMTRELFKVGNRDIYGADFTWVVGEWLSNQRTPQTLTAFERREWGNLYGYLVNVKESGQLVAEGDGAWDDLQVRLARVEDLHAQVVRLEKKDIGRINAGLERIRLQTRKLELQGELDAQAQADLDVDRAQWDAEYKVLETQLIALYEAFNRDSITVRTAEGREVELSLGKVVRAYQPNAMSSLGKLQFYGVKLWEFVSDDPREANTEGGVFPAIFGTVIMTLIMAVIVTPFGVIAAIYLREYAKQGPLTRTIRIAVNNLAGVPAIVYGVFGLGFFVYVLGGSLDRLFFPESAPAPTFGTPGLLWASLTLAILALPVVIVATEEGLARIPRALREGSLALGATKIETLWRVVLPMASPAMMTGLILAVARAAGEVAPLMLVGVVKLAPSLPLDTNYPYLHMDQKIMHLGFHIYDVGFQSPNVEAARPLVYATALLLVLVIAILNLTAVFMRNRLREKYKALDH, encoded by the coding sequence ATGTCCGTGAAAAACAACTCCGTAAAAGCCTGGGTTAAAAGCGGTTCGCCGTGGATCTGGATGAACGCCGGCGCGGTGTCCATCGCGGTGATCATGACCCTGGGTCTGCTTGCCGTGATCGCCACCCGTGGCCTCGCCCACTTCTGGCCGGCCGACCTCATCGAAGCCGATTATCAGGTGCCTGGCCAGGAAACCAAGGTGATGGCCGGCGAGATCACTCAGCTCGAAGAGATCCCGCGTGCACGCCTGGCTGCGTCCGGTCTGCCGGTGGCGGCCGAGGGTGGCGAGTTCATGACCCGCGAGCTGTTCAAGGTGGGTAACCGCGACATCTACGGCGCCGACTTCACCTGGGTCGTGGGCGAATGGTTGAGCAACCAGCGCACCCCGCAAACCCTCACGGCATTCGAGCGCCGTGAGTGGGGCAACCTCTACGGTTACCTGGTCAACGTCAAGGAAAGTGGTCAGTTGGTCGCCGAGGGCGATGGTGCCTGGGACGATCTGCAGGTGCGTCTGGCTCGAGTCGAAGACTTACACGCGCAAGTGGTGCGCCTGGAAAAGAAAGACATCGGTCGGATCAATGCCGGGCTCGAGCGCATACGCCTGCAAACCCGCAAACTGGAACTGCAGGGCGAGCTGGATGCGCAGGCCCAGGCTGATCTGGATGTGGATCGGGCGCAGTGGGATGCCGAGTACAAGGTGCTGGAAACCCAGTTGATTGCGCTCTACGAGGCCTTTAATCGCGACAGCATCACGGTGCGCACTGCCGAGGGCCGCGAGGTCGAACTGAGCCTGGGCAAGGTGGTACGGGCCTATCAGCCAAACGCCATGTCCAGCCTCGGCAAGCTGCAGTTCTACGGTGTCAAACTGTGGGAGTTCGTCAGCGATGATCCGCGCGAGGCCAACACCGAAGGCGGCGTCTTCCCGGCGATCTTCGGTACCGTGATAATGACCCTGATCATGGCGGTAATCGTCACCCCGTTCGGCGTGATCGCGGCCATCTATCTGCGCGAGTACGCCAAGCAGGGGCCGCTGACCCGAACTATCCGCATCGCGGTGAACAACCTGGCCGGCGTCCCGGCAATCGTTTACGGGGTGTTCGGTCTGGGCTTCTTCGTTTATGTGCTGGGTGGCTCGCTCGACCGGCTGTTTTTCCCCGAATCCGCGCCGGCGCCGACCTTCGGTACGCCGGGGCTGTTGTGGGCTTCGCTGACCCTGGCGATTCTTGCCCTGCCGGTGGTGATCGTCGCCACCGAGGAGGGCCTGGCGCGGATTCCGCGAGCGCTGCGCGAAGGTTCCCTGGCCCTGGGGGCGACCAAGATCGAGACGCTCTGGCGCGTGGTGCTGCCAATGGCCAGCCCGGCGATGATGACCGGCCTGATCCTCGCCGTGGCGCGTGCCGCCGGTGAAGTGGCGCCGCTGATGCTGGTCGGCGTGGTCAAGCTGGCGCCGAGTCTGCCGCTGGACACTAACTACCCGTACCTGCACATGGATCAGAAGATCATGCACCTGGGTTTCCACATCTACGATGTCGGCTTCCAGAGCCCCAACGTCGAGGCTGCACGGCCGCTGGTCTACGCCACGGCGCTGCTGCTGGTGCTGGTGATCGCGATTCTGAATCTCACGGCGGTGTTCATGCGTAACCGCCTGCGTGAGAAGTACAAGGCGCTGGATCACTAA
- a CDS encoding phosphate ABC transporter permease: MNDLARETVTASPKSLKLDFNTPALLRKRRIRALKDHLARWCVTIGGMAVLGTITLIFFYLAYIVLPIFQGADLATREPVQPAWLAQAGQPLLMAVEEQNRVAMRLNERGQVQFFDAKSMAALSAVDLPLPADSQVVSVAQDQPGSNRVALGLSNGQVLVFEHAYPVSYPNDVKTITPRISYPFGEAAITLDEQGRALDHVGVSLNDGTLLLAGSTGTELQVLSLGREENMMTGEVSHSEARIELAQIAEPIKALIVDPRHQWLYVINGRATADVFSLRTKALNGRYKLLSNGATTVTNATALLGGISLMIGDSKGTIQQWFMVRDEDGKQYLKSIRRFQMGDSAITQILPEERRKGFMALDAKGNLGIFHSTAHRTLLVEPVADGAALAGLSPRANRMLVESQGQLQRLVVDNPHPEVSWNSLWGKVWYENYDQADYVWQSTSASTDNEPKLSLAPLAFGTLKAAFYAMLLAAPLAIAAAIYTAYFMAPSMRGKIKPVIELMEALPTVILGFFAGLFLAPYVEGHLPGIFSLLIFTPIGILLAGFAWSRLPESVRLAVPDGWEAALLIPVILLIGFVSLSMSGLMEVWLFDGNMRAWLSNDLGIPFDQRNALVVGLAMGFAVIPTIYSIAEDAVFSVPKSLTFGSLALGATPWQTLTRVVILTASPGIFSAVMIGMGRAVGETMIVLMATGNTAIMDMNIFEGLRTLAANVAVEMPESAVGGTHYRVLFLSALVLLSFTFVMNTLAELVRQRLRVKYASL, from the coding sequence ATGAATGACCTGGCTCGTGAAACCGTGACCGCCTCTCCCAAATCCCTAAAACTGGACTTCAATACGCCGGCCTTGCTGCGCAAGCGCCGTATCCGTGCGCTGAAGGATCACCTGGCCCGTTGGTGTGTGACCATCGGCGGCATGGCGGTGCTTGGCACCATTACCCTGATCTTCTTCTACCTGGCCTACATCGTCTTGCCGATATTCCAGGGCGCTGATCTCGCTACTCGCGAGCCGGTGCAACCGGCCTGGTTGGCCCAAGCTGGCCAGCCATTGTTGATGGCGGTGGAGGAGCAGAACCGGGTGGCCATGCGCCTCAATGAGCGCGGTCAGGTGCAGTTCTTCGATGCCAAGAGCATGGCCGCGCTGAGTGCCGTCGACCTGCCGTTGCCGGCCGATAGCCAGGTTGTCTCGGTTGCCCAGGATCAGCCGGGGAGCAATCGCGTGGCCTTGGGGCTGTCCAATGGCCAGGTGCTGGTGTTCGAGCATGCCTACCCGGTCAGTTACCCGAACGATGTGAAAACCATTACGCCGCGGATCAGCTATCCGTTTGGCGAAGCCGCGATCACTCTCGACGAGCAGGGCCGCGCGCTGGATCACGTGGGCGTCAGTCTGAATGACGGCACGCTGTTGCTGGCCGGTTCCACCGGTACCGAACTGCAGGTGCTGAGCCTCGGTCGCGAAGAAAACATGATGACCGGCGAGGTGAGCCACAGTGAGGCTCGCATCGAGCTGGCGCAGATCGCCGAGCCGATCAAGGCCCTGATCGTCGATCCGCGTCATCAGTGGCTGTATGTGATCAACGGCCGCGCCACGGCGGACGTCTTCAGCCTGCGTACCAAGGCGCTGAATGGCCGCTACAAGCTGCTCAGCAATGGCGCCACTACCGTTACCAATGCAACCGCGCTGCTCGGTGGTATCTCGCTGATGATCGGCGACAGCAAGGGCACCATCCAGCAGTGGTTCATGGTCCGCGACGAGGACGGCAAGCAGTACCTGAAGTCCATTCGCCGCTTCCAGATGGGTGACAGCGCCATTACCCAGATTCTCCCGGAAGAGCGCCGCAAGGGCTTCATGGCCCTGGATGCCAAGGGCAACCTGGGTATCTTCCACAGCACCGCGCACCGCACCCTGCTGGTCGAACCGGTGGCCGACGGTGCGGCCCTGGCCGGTTTGTCGCCGCGCGCCAACCGCATGTTGGTCGAGTCGCAAGGGCAATTGCAGCGCCTGGTGGTCGACAACCCGCACCCGGAAGTCTCCTGGAATTCGCTGTGGGGCAAGGTCTGGTATGAAAACTACGACCAAGCCGATTACGTCTGGCAGTCGACCTCTGCCAGCACCGATAACGAACCCAAACTGAGCCTCGCGCCACTGGCGTTCGGCACCCTGAAAGCCGCGTTCTACGCGATGTTGCTGGCGGCGCCGCTGGCGATTGCCGCCGCCATCTATACCGCCTACTTCATGGCGCCGTCCATGCGCGGCAAGATCAAGCCGGTGATCGAGCTGATGGAAGCGCTGCCGACGGTGATTCTCGGCTTCTTCGCGGGCCTGTTCCTTGCGCCTTATGTCGAGGGGCATCTGCCCGGTATCTTCAGCCTGCTGATCTTTACCCCGATCGGCATCCTCCTGGCCGGGTTTGCCTGGAGTCGCCTGCCCGAGTCGGTCCGCCTGGCGGTGCCGGACGGCTGGGAAGCGGCGTTGCTGATCCCGGTAATCCTGCTGATCGGCTTCGTCTCGCTGAGCATGAGTGGCCTAATGGAAGTCTGGCTGTTCGATGGCAACATGCGCGCCTGGTTGAGCAATGATCTGGGCATCCCGTTCGACCAGCGCAACGCCCTGGTGGTCGGCCTGGCCATGGGTTTTGCGGTGATTCCGACCATCTACTCGATTGCCGAGGATGCCGTGTTCAGCGTGCCCAAGAGCCTGACCTTCGGCTCCCTGGCACTGGGGGCGACGCCCTGGCAGACCCTGACTCGGGTGGTCATCCTCACCGCCAGCCCCGGTATTTTCTCTGCCGTGATGATCGGCATGGGCCGCGCGGTCGGTGAAACCATGATCGTCCTGATGGCCACCGGTAACACTGCAATCATGGACATGAACATCTTCGAGGGTCTGCGCACCCTGGCCGCCAACGTGGCGGTGGAAATGCCCGAATCGGCGGTGGGCGGTACGCATTACCGGGTGCTGTTCCTCTCGGCGCTGGTGCTGCTGAGCTTCACCTTCGTCATGAACACGCTCGCGGAGTTGGTGCGCCAGCGTCTGCGCGTCAAGTACGCGTCGCTCTAA
- a CDS encoding PstS family phosphate ABC transporter substrate-binding protein, whose amino-acid sequence MKLKRLMAAMTFVAAGVAAATAVAGVDPALPTYEKTSGVSGNLSSVGSDSLANLMTLWAEEFKKNYPNVNIQIQAAGSSTAPPAMTEGTANMGPMSRTMKDSEIQAFEQKYGYKPTAIPVAIDALAVFVHKDNPIKSLSIEQVDAIFSNTRLCGGASDIKTWGDVGLTGEWATKPLQLFGRNSVSGTYGYFKEEALCKGDFKANVNEQPGSASVVQSISSTLNAIGYSGIGYKTSSVRAVPLSKKDGEAFEANEENALAGKFPLARFFYVYVNKAPNKALSPLDTEFVKLVLSKQGQEVVVKDGYIPLPSKVVEKTMKDLGL is encoded by the coding sequence ATGAAACTTAAGCGTTTGATGGCGGCCATGACTTTCGTCGCCGCTGGCGTCGCCGCCGCCACTGCGGTTGCTGGTGTCGACCCGGCTCTGCCGACCTATGAAAAAACTTCCGGCGTGTCGGGTAACCTGTCCAGCGTTGGTTCCGACTCGCTGGCCAACCTGATGACCCTGTGGGCGGAAGAGTTCAAGAAGAACTACCCGAACGTCAATATCCAGATTCAGGCCGCCGGTTCCTCCACCGCGCCACCCGCGATGACTGAAGGCACTGCCAACATGGGGCCGATGAGCCGCACCATGAAGGACAGCGAGATCCAGGCCTTCGAACAGAAGTATGGCTACAAGCCGACTGCCATTCCGGTGGCCATTGATGCCCTGGCGGTATTCGTGCACAAGGACAACCCGATCAAGAGCCTGTCGATCGAGCAGGTTGACGCGATCTTCTCCAACACCCGCCTGTGCGGTGGCGCCAGCGACATCAAGACTTGGGGTGACGTGGGCCTGACCGGCGAGTGGGCGACCAAGCCGCTGCAACTGTTCGGGCGTAACTCGGTATCCGGCACCTACGGCTACTTCAAGGAAGAAGCCCTGTGCAAAGGCGATTTCAAGGCTAACGTCAACGAGCAGCCGGGTTCGGCCTCCGTGGTGCAGTCGATCTCCAGCACCCTGAATGCCATCGGTTATTCGGGTATTGGCTACAAGACTTCCAGCGTCCGGGCTGTGCCGCTGTCCAAGAAGGATGGCGAAGCCTTCGAAGCCAACGAAGAAAACGCCCTGGCTGGCAAGTTCCCGCTGGCGCGTTTCTTCTACGTGTATGTCAACAAGGCGCCGAACAAGGCCCTGAGCCCGCTGGACACCGAGTTCGTCAAGCTGGTGCTGTCCAAGCAAGGTCAGGAAGTCGTGGTCAAGGATGGCTACATCCCGCTGCCGAGCAAAGTGGTTGAGAAAACCATGAAGGATCTGGGTCTGTAA
- a CDS encoding acyl-CoA thioesterase encodes MNDDFEQDDPIPQGDLALQITALPRETNGFGDIYGGWLVSQMDLAGTAMASKVAGGRVATVAIDRMAFLVPVAVGAQLSFYTQALEIGRSSIQMLVEVWSDDPLSSEWRKVTEAVFVFVAIDGSGRTRPVPARR; translated from the coding sequence ATGAACGACGACTTCGAACAGGATGACCCGATTCCCCAAGGCGATCTGGCATTACAGATCACCGCGCTACCACGCGAAACCAATGGTTTCGGCGACATCTATGGTGGCTGGCTGGTATCGCAAATGGATTTGGCCGGTACGGCTATGGCCAGCAAGGTCGCCGGTGGCCGCGTGGCAACGGTGGCAATCGATCGCATGGCTTTCCTGGTGCCGGTCGCTGTTGGCGCGCAGCTGTCCTTTTACACCCAGGCACTCGAGATAGGCCGCAGTTCGATCCAGATGCTGGTCGAAGTGTGGAGCGACGACCCGCTGTCCAGCGAATGGCGCAAGGTCACCGAAGCGGTGTTCGTCTTCGTCGCCATCGACGGCAGCGGCCGCACCCGCCCGGTGCCAGCACGCCGCTGA
- a CDS encoding TRAP transporter substrate-binding protein, with protein MKRRQILAAAGVGLAATALAGCNKETETAAKPQEGASSETFSWKMVTSWPKNFPGVGVGAERFTTLVDEMSNGRLKIKLYAAGELVPALEVFDAVSRGTAEMGHGAPYYWKGKVPAAQFFCALPFGPNAQEMNAWLHKGGGLELWEEVYKPFGVLPMACGATGVQTAGWFNKEINGVEDFQGLKMRTPGLGGEVLTKMGGTVVNMPAGEIFTALQTGAIDATEWIGPYNDQALGLHKAAKYYYTPGWQEPNVTFELDVNIKAWETLPADLQAIVRAAARDVNADMLDDYDARNMEAMEQLKGEGVEVRRLPDEVLAKLKVMAAEVVDASAAADPAASKVWAQQKAYLQRLYDYAESAEKDIYNIRG; from the coding sequence ATGAAGCGTCGTCAAATTCTCGCAGCCGCAGGCGTAGGTCTTGCCGCCACTGCATTGGCGGGTTGCAACAAAGAGACTGAAACTGCCGCCAAGCCCCAAGAAGGTGCGAGCAGTGAGACTTTCAGCTGGAAGATGGTTACTTCCTGGCCGAAGAATTTTCCTGGCGTTGGTGTCGGCGCGGAACGTTTTACCACGCTGGTCGATGAGATGAGCAATGGCCGCCTGAAAATCAAACTGTATGCGGCGGGCGAACTGGTCCCGGCACTGGAAGTGTTCGATGCGGTCTCCCGCGGCACCGCCGAGATGGGCCATGGTGCGCCTTACTACTGGAAAGGCAAGGTGCCTGCTGCGCAGTTCTTCTGCGCCCTGCCATTTGGCCCCAACGCCCAGGAAATGAATGCCTGGCTGCACAAGGGTGGCGGCCTGGAGTTGTGGGAAGAGGTCTACAAGCCCTTCGGCGTACTGCCGATGGCCTGCGGCGCCACTGGGGTGCAGACCGCCGGTTGGTTCAACAAGGAAATCAACGGCGTCGAAGACTTCCAGGGCCTGAAAATGCGCACCCCGGGTCTGGGCGGTGAAGTGCTGACCAAGATGGGCGGCACCGTGGTTAACATGCCGGCCGGAGAGATCTTCACCGCGCTGCAAACCGGCGCCATCGACGCCACCGAGTGGATCGGTCCGTACAACGACCAGGCGCTGGGTCTGCACAAGGCCGCAAAGTACTACTACACCCCGGGCTGGCAAGAGCCGAACGTCACCTTCGAACTGGACGTCAACATCAAGGCCTGGGAAACCCTGCCGGCCGATCTGCAAGCCATCGTTCGTGCGGCCGCGCGCGATGTGAATGCGGACATGCTCGACGACTATGACGCGCGCAACATGGAAGCCATGGAGCAGCTCAAGGGCGAGGGCGTTGAAGTGCGCCGCCTGCCGGACGAGGTGCTGGCCAAGCTGAAGGTAATGGCCGCTGAAGTGGTCGACGCCTCGGCCGCTGCCGATCCGGCGGCGAGCAAGGTGTGGGCGCAGCAGAAAGCTTATCTGCAGCGTCTGTACGACTACGCCGAAAGCGCCGAAAAAGACATCTACAACATCCGCGGCTGA
- a CDS encoding TRAP transporter small permease subunit — MSNHPPPLLGLARLLDAVNAGLGKACAWLTLFLVIGTATVVVLRYGFGIGATALQEAVLYAHALVFMGAAAWVLQRNGHVRVDIFYQKFSPRRQALVEIFGNLLFLLPVCLFLGWSSWDYVGNSWKTLEGSSESGGLAFVYLQKSIILVLVISLVLQGISDLIKSAYILSGRLPTPEVKHG, encoded by the coding sequence ATGTCGAATCATCCCCCTCCCTTGCTCGGCTTAGCGCGCCTGCTCGACGCAGTTAATGCCGGCCTAGGCAAGGCTTGCGCCTGGCTCACCCTGTTTCTGGTTATCGGCACCGCAACCGTGGTGGTGTTGCGCTATGGCTTCGGCATTGGCGCCACGGCGCTGCAGGAAGCCGTGCTCTATGCCCACGCGTTGGTATTCATGGGTGCCGCGGCCTGGGTGTTGCAGCGCAACGGCCATGTCCGCGTGGATATTTTCTACCAGAAGTTCAGCCCCCGCCGGCAAGCCTTGGTGGAAATCTTCGGCAACCTGCTGTTTCTTCTCCCCGTGTGCCTGTTCCTCGGCTGGAGCAGCTGGGATTATGTGGGCAACTCCTGGAAAACCCTGGAGGGCTCGAGCGAGTCGGGCGGCCTGGCGTTCGTTTATCTACAGAAGAGCATCATCCTGGTGCTGGTCATCAGCCTGGTGTTGCAAGGAATCTCCGACTTGATCAAATCCGCCTACATCCTCAGCGGTCGCCTGCCTACGCCGGAGGTGAAGCATGGTTGA
- a CDS encoding TRAP transporter large permease, with translation MVELMAILLFISICAALMAGYPVAFTLGGVSLLFAGIGMLTGTFDGSYLNALPNRLFGIMNNQTMLAVPLFVFMGVMLEKSRVAEDLLESMSRLFGTLRGGLAISVCVVGALLAASTGIVGATVVTMGLMALPTMLRRGYDPAVATGTLAATGTLGQIIPPSIVLVLLGDVMSSAYQQAQLKLGIFSPKTVSVGDLFVGALLPGLLLVSLYILYIIGVAIFQPKKLPALPQEELGPIEWGKLFNALVPPLLLIGAVLGSILAGYATPTEAAALGALGAMLLALYKRQLNFGQLREVAYGTTEISAMVFLILIGASLFSLVFRGFGGEVMIEDIFAQLPGGVLGAFFLVMAVIFLLGFILDFIEITFVVVPIVGPVLMAMGLDPVWLGVMIALNLQTSFLTPPFGFALFYLRGVTPPSVPTSTIYKGVLPFILIQLFLLVIAYIFPGLITWLPEQVYGK, from the coding sequence ATGGTTGAGTTAATGGCGATCCTGCTGTTCATCAGCATCTGCGCGGCCTTGATGGCTGGCTACCCGGTGGCCTTTACCCTCGGCGGCGTGTCCCTGCTGTTTGCCGGCATCGGCATGCTCACCGGCACCTTCGATGGCAGTTACCTGAACGCACTGCCCAACCGCCTGTTCGGCATCATGAACAACCAGACCATGCTGGCGGTGCCGCTGTTCGTCTTCATGGGGGTAATGCTGGAGAAGTCACGGGTCGCCGAAGACCTGCTTGAGTCCATGTCGCGGCTGTTCGGCACCCTGCGCGGCGGTCTGGCGATTTCCGTGTGCGTGGTCGGCGCACTGCTCGCCGCCAGCACCGGCATCGTCGGCGCCACCGTGGTAACCATGGGCCTGATGGCCCTGCCAACCATGCTGCGGCGCGGTTACGACCCGGCCGTGGCCACCGGCACCCTGGCTGCCACCGGCACCCTGGGGCAGATCATTCCCCCCTCGATCGTGCTGGTGCTGCTGGGTGACGTCATGTCCAGCGCTTATCAGCAGGCGCAGCTGAAGCTGGGCATCTTCTCGCCCAAGACCGTATCGGTCGGCGACCTGTTCGTCGGCGCACTGCTGCCCGGCCTGCTGTTGGTCAGCCTGTACATCCTCTACATCATCGGCGTTGCCATCTTCCAACCGAAGAAGCTGCCGGCGCTGCCGCAGGAAGAACTCGGCCCGATCGAATGGGGCAAGCTGTTCAATGCTCTGGTGCCGCCATTGTTGCTGATTGGTGCGGTGCTCGGCTCGATCCTCGCCGGTTATGCCACCCCAACCGAAGCGGCGGCCCTCGGGGCGCTCGGCGCCATGTTGCTGGCCTTGTATAAACGCCAGCTGAACTTCGGCCAGTTGCGTGAAGTGGCGTACGGCACCACCGAAATCAGTGCCATGGTGTTCCTGATCCTGATTGGCGCCTCACTGTTCTCCCTGGTGTTCCGCGGCTTCGGCGGCGAAGTCATGATCGAAGACATCTTCGCCCAATTACCAGGCGGTGTGCTTGGTGCCTTCTTCCTGGTGATGGCGGTGATCTTCCTGCTCGGCTTTATCCTCGACTTCATCGAGATCACCTTTGTGGTGGTGCCAATTGTCGGCCCGGTATTGATGGCCATGGGTCTTGATCCGGTCTGGCTCGGCGTGATGATCGCGCTGAACCTGCAGACGTCTTTCCTTACGCCGCCATTCGGCTTCGCCCTGTTCTACCTGCGTGGGGTCACACCGCCATCGGTACCGACCAGCACCATCTACAAGGGCGTGCTGCCGTTCATCCTGATCCAGCTGTTCTTGTTGGTGATTGCCTACATCTTCCCCGGCCTGATTACCTGGCTGCCGGAGCAGGTGTACGGCAAGTAA
- a CDS encoding ABC transporter permease: MCKILMAVPLRLSGLIGLCAGIVPARRAARLHPLDALRRE; the protein is encoded by the coding sequence ATGTGCAAGATTCTGATGGCTGTGCCGCTGCGGTTGTCGGGGCTTATCGGCCTGTGCGCCGGCATCGTCCCGGCCCGTCGTGCGGCGCGCTTGCATCCGCTGGATGCGTTGCGCCGCGAGTAA
- a CDS encoding D-hexose-6-phosphate mutarotase — translation MSGTEQRPQVERVEFNQLACWRVRTANAELLVAQQGAQILSYQRDGEQPLIWLSEQAEYKQGQGVRGGVPVCWPWFGDLRRNPPAVQAMYQGGSLVPAHGLVRALDWQLLGIDNQDHCVVLEFVFNSVEQPQPEWPHAAELKLRIRLDGQLHLELETRNLGDTPLAFSQALHSYFAVSDIRQVRVEGLRGCRYIDTLDNWLERQQSDTPSFHGETDRIYLDTPAQLSIVDPAWQRRIRLCSSGSASAVLWNPWIDKARRLSQFADDAWQGMLCIEHANLLEDVVLLAPGAQHQLSVSLWSEALPA, via the coding sequence ATGAGCGGAACCGAACAACGCCCACAGGTGGAGCGGGTAGAATTCAACCAACTGGCCTGCTGGCGCGTGCGCACCGCCAACGCCGAACTGCTGGTCGCCCAACAGGGCGCGCAGATCCTCAGCTACCAACGCGATGGCGAGCAGCCGCTGATCTGGCTCAGCGAACAGGCCGAATACAAGCAAGGTCAGGGCGTGCGCGGCGGGGTGCCGGTGTGTTGGCCCTGGTTCGGCGACCTGCGACGCAACCCGCCGGCGGTGCAAGCGATGTATCAGGGCGGCAGCCTGGTGCCGGCCCACGGCCTGGTACGGGCGCTGGACTGGCAGCTACTCGGCATCGACAACCAGGATCACTGCGTCGTCCTCGAATTCGTCTTCAACAGTGTCGAGCAGCCGCAGCCGGAATGGCCACATGCCGCCGAGCTGAAGCTGCGCATCCGCCTCGACGGCCAGTTGCACCTCGAACTCGAGACGCGCAACCTCGGCGACACGCCCCTGGCCTTCAGCCAAGCCCTGCACAGCTACTTCGCCGTCAGCGATATTCGTCAGGTGCGCGTCGAGGGACTCAGGGGCTGCCGCTACATCGACACCCTGGACAACTGGCTGGAACGGCAACAGAGCGACACCCCGAGCTTCCACGGCGAAACCGACCGCATCTACCTGGATACCCCGGCGCAACTGAGCATCGTCGACCCCGCCTGGCAGCGACGCATCCGCTTATGCAGCAGCGGCTCAGCCTCGGCCGTGCTGTGGAACCCCTGGATCGACAAGGCCCGGCGCCTCTCGCAATTCGCCGACGACGCCTGGCAAGGCATGCTCTGTATCGAGCACGCCAATCTCCTGGAAGATGTCGTCCTGCTCGCCCCCGGTGCCCAACACCAGCTCAGCGTCAGCCTGTGGAGCGAAGCGTTGCCGGCCTGA
- a CDS encoding DUF3299 domain-containing protein: protein MRYLLLSLLLSSLACAELPETDWLELMPEEDRQALEAMPEISHDSPEQDGAFYDPSGLRQQDKSLPAVMYSAKTVAALDGKAIRLGGYPVPLETDAQGRSTLFFLVPYPGACIHVPPPPPNQLVLVRYPAGIELEDIYAPLWVSGTLQVEPVSNELADAAYALEAGVVRMVEEADL, encoded by the coding sequence ATGCGTTACCTGTTGTTGTCCCTGCTGCTGAGCAGCCTGGCCTGCGCCGAGCTGCCGGAAACCGACTGGCTCGAACTGATGCCGGAAGAAGACCGCCAGGCCCTCGAAGCCATGCCGGAAATCAGCCACGACAGTCCCGAACAGGACGGCGCCTTCTACGATCCCAGTGGCCTCAGGCAGCAGGACAAGAGCCTGCCCGCGGTGATGTACTCGGCCAAGACCGTAGCCGCCCTCGACGGCAAAGCCATCCGCCTGGGCGGCTACCCCGTGCCCCTGGAAACCGATGCCCAGGGCCGCAGCACCCTGTTCTTCCTCGTCCCCTATCCCGGCGCCTGCATCCACGTGCCACCACCACCGCCGAACCAACTGGTACTGGTGCGCTATCCGGCGGGCATAGAACTCGAAGACATCTACGCCCCGCTCTGGGTCAGCGGGACGTTACAGGTAGAGCCGGTCAGCAACGAGCTGGCGGATGCGGCCTATGCGCTGGAGGCGGGAGTGGTGCGGATGGTGGAGGAAGCGGATCTTTGA
- a CDS encoding GlsB/YeaQ/YmgE family stress response membrane protein, whose amino-acid sequence MGIIGTIFIGLIVGLIARFLKPGDDSMGWIMTILIGIGGAIAATYGGQALGIYQAGQGAGFIGAVIGAIVLLIIYGVVKKD is encoded by the coding sequence ATGGGCATTATCGGCACCATCTTTATCGGCCTGATCGTTGGCCTGATTGCACGCTTCCTCAAGCCGGGCGACGACAGCATGGGCTGGATCATGACCATCCTGATCGGCATTGGCGGCGCCATCGCCGCGACTTACGGCGGCCAGGCGCTGGGCATCTACCAGGCGGGCCAGGGGGCGGGTTTCATCGGCGCAGTGATTGGCGCCATCGTTCTGCTGATAATCTACGGCGTAGTCAAAAAGGACTGA